The proteins below are encoded in one region of Vibrio tubiashii:
- a CDS encoding GlcG/HbpS family heme-binding protein, translated as MKTIKIASIAATLGFAALSFNTSAADNKTVSVTQISSQFAFKLAQEAVNQCSAEGYKVSATVVDLSGNVVAQLRADGAGIHTLDSSRKKAFTVTSMKQPSGNLMKTIAEKPILQPLQYMNENLLFLAGGVPVELNKAMIGAVGVGGAPGGHLDVACADAALKKLL; from the coding sequence ATGAAAACAATCAAAATCGCATCAATCGCCGCAACGCTCGGTTTCGCAGCGTTATCGTTCAACACTTCAGCTGCGGATAACAAGACCGTTTCAGTGACACAAATTTCGTCTCAGTTTGCTTTTAAGTTGGCACAAGAGGCTGTCAATCAATGCAGCGCAGAGGGCTACAAAGTGTCTGCAACTGTCGTTGATCTATCGGGTAACGTTGTAGCTCAGCTACGTGCTGATGGCGCGGGTATCCATACTCTAGACAGCTCACGTAAGAAAGCATTTACCGTGACAAGTATGAAGCAACCATCAGGCAACTTAATGAAGACAATCGCTGAGAAACCAATCCTACAGCCTTTGCAGTATATGAATGAAAACCTACTGTTCCTGGCTGGCGGTGTACCTGTGGAATTAAACAAAGCGATGATTGGGGCCGTGGGCGTTGGGGGCGCACCAGGTGGTCATCTGGATGTGGCTTGTGCGGACGCGGCGTTGAAAAAACTTCTGTAA
- a CDS encoding type II toxin-antitoxin system HipA family toxin: protein MLKAALTVKRTLSTGEKVLVGKLVENSKQSFFQFDEAYLSGHSTSLAPFNLKPDTSLQVAPKEPHYGIHGVFGDSLPDGWGLYLMDRVFRQNGHNPKEVTALERLAYLGDRCMGALSYEPELDLLDESKESIDIITLGRAAIEEFEGTESALLEHLMNTGGSGGARPKMNVTRLANGQYSTLDDALGTKLIVKLTSEKFDLKHSESLVEYCYMQMARNVGIEVPDFHLIDAGHGRFWLEQERFDCTEQGGRIHMISACGLLDAPFREPSLDYVDLVKATRIMCSITESQKLIKRCMFNYLTVNQDDHSKNFSFLASDADNWTLSPFYDIVYSPNPYKEHMTAFGGNGRTPKSAMDQLAAQSGLSSKKAIMVMAEEIFETTRSFSHEAKHLGLSPNLIKEIDKGMVEKFKAL, encoded by the coding sequence ATGCTTAAGGCAGCCCTAACCGTAAAACGAACGCTTAGCACAGGTGAGAAGGTACTCGTTGGCAAGCTTGTTGAAAACAGTAAGCAAAGCTTCTTTCAATTTGATGAGGCGTATTTAAGCGGGCACTCCACCTCTCTGGCTCCGTTTAACTTAAAGCCAGATACAAGCCTGCAAGTTGCACCAAAAGAGCCGCATTACGGCATTCATGGGGTGTTTGGGGACAGTCTCCCTGATGGTTGGGGCCTTTATCTTATGGATCGTGTATTTAGACAGAACGGTCATAACCCAAAGGAAGTGACAGCCTTAGAGCGTTTGGCTTACCTCGGTGACAGATGCATGGGGGCGTTGAGCTATGAGCCTGAATTGGACTTATTGGATGAGTCCAAGGAGTCGATTGATATCATTACCCTTGGGCGAGCCGCAATTGAAGAATTTGAAGGCACAGAGTCTGCTTTGCTTGAGCATTTGATGAATACGGGTGGGTCGGGCGGCGCGAGACCCAAAATGAACGTCACGCGTCTAGCGAATGGGCAATATTCAACATTGGATGACGCACTGGGAACAAAGCTTATCGTAAAGCTGACATCTGAAAAATTTGACTTGAAGCACTCTGAATCACTCGTCGAATATTGCTACATGCAGATGGCCCGCAATGTCGGCATAGAGGTTCCTGACTTCCATTTAATCGATGCGGGTCATGGACGGTTTTGGCTAGAGCAGGAGCGATTTGATTGCACAGAGCAGGGGGGGCGAATCCATATGATTTCTGCGTGTGGGTTGTTAGATGCGCCGTTTCGAGAGCCTTCTTTGGACTATGTGGATTTAGTTAAAGCTACGCGCATCATGTGTAGCATCACAGAGTCTCAGAAGCTCATTAAGCGCTGTATGTTTAACTACCTAACGGTTAACCAAGATGATCACAGTAAGAACTTCAGTTTTCTGGCCAGTGACGCCGATAATTGGACGCTATCGCCGTTCTACGACATCGTTTACAGCCCCAACCCTTACAAAGAGCATATGACGGCATTTGGCGGTAATGGTCGGACGCCAAAGAGCGCAATGGACCAGCTAGCCGCTCAGTCGGGGTTGTCTTCAAAGAAAGCGATCATGGTGATGGCAGAGGAAATATTTGAAACAACACGCTCGTTTAGTCATGAGGCCAAACACCTAGGCTTGTCACCTAATCTAATCAAGGAGATTGATAAGGGTATGGTCGAAAAATTTAAGGCTCTGTAA
- a CDS encoding TetR/AcrR family transcriptional regulator has protein sequence MVKTNIRNSLSQKRILQVAVKYADKHGIDSLNMRELAKLLNTGPMSIYHYFSNKEELLDEMVEWVAAKIPKPNPRDPWRKAITDIAIAAHHILMKHAWVNSIWSTQKLGPNKLMFMESILRVLREGGFSVPLACDAYHAIVIHIEGFTLHAVGFPVKAKDAQSVASAFLESVEEPELIPYFIEHVQHHVGQQSCGDQFGATLDMLLDGFEARFNHS, from the coding sequence TTGGTAAAAACAAACATTAGAAACTCACTCTCTCAGAAGCGCATACTTCAAGTTGCGGTGAAGTATGCCGACAAACACGGAATTGACAGTCTCAACATGCGTGAGTTGGCAAAGCTACTGAATACAGGGCCGATGTCTATCTATCACTATTTTTCGAACAAAGAAGAGTTACTCGATGAAATGGTGGAGTGGGTTGCAGCTAAGATACCTAAACCAAACCCTAGAGATCCCTGGAGGAAGGCTATCACTGACATTGCTATTGCAGCGCACCATATTTTGATGAAGCATGCGTGGGTGAATAGTATCTGGTCAACGCAAAAGCTAGGGCCAAATAAACTTATGTTCATGGAGTCGATCCTAAGGGTGCTCAGAGAAGGTGGCTTTTCAGTGCCTCTAGCGTGTGATGCCTATCATGCCATCGTCATTCATATTGAAGGCTTCACACTTCACGCTGTCGGGTTCCCAGTTAAAGCCAAAGATGCTCAGTCCGTTGCCTCTGCTTTTCTTGAATCTGTTGAAGAGCCTGAGTTGATTCCCTATTTTATTGAGCACGTACAGCACCATGTTGGTCAACAAAGCTGTGGCGATCAGTTTGGGGCGACACTCGATATGCTTCTTGATGGGTTTGAAGCGCGATTCAATCACTCATAG
- a CDS encoding NAD(P)-dependent oxidoreductase, whose translation MKILLLGANGRTGREILDRALLAGDSVTALVRSEDKLADIAHSQLSVHVGDVCDSNDLKKIIVGHDFVISTLGPRLPTKAACTVYSESAKAIVDAMQDCGVNRLLVTSTALLFPTNKWLDRILRFVARHNVRNANLMEETIRSSGLEWTIARVGFLNDKASIDYRQAEGSLPEGGRAISRAALANFLLSEAKQSVHVHNVVGISNK comes from the coding sequence ATGAAAATACTACTATTGGGTGCGAATGGAAGAACAGGTCGGGAAATACTTGATCGTGCTTTGCTGGCTGGAGATTCAGTCACAGCGTTAGTTCGCTCCGAAGATAAACTGGCCGATATCGCCCATTCGCAGCTAAGTGTTCACGTGGGAGACGTTTGTGACTCAAATGATCTAAAAAAAATCATCGTAGGACATGACTTCGTTATTTCTACCTTAGGGCCACGACTCCCCACCAAAGCGGCCTGTACCGTCTACTCTGAGTCTGCTAAAGCTATAGTAGACGCTATGCAGGACTGCGGAGTGAATCGACTTTTAGTAACTTCTACTGCGTTGCTTTTTCCCACAAACAAATGGCTTGATCGAATCTTGCGCTTTGTTGCTAGGCATAATGTTCGGAATGCAAACCTTATGGAAGAGACGATCCGATCTTCTGGCCTTGAATGGACCATTGCACGAGTGGGTTTTCTAAATGACAAAGCCTCGATAGATTACCGACAAGCAGAAGGTTCATTACCTGAGGGAGGAAGAGCGATATCCCGAGCAGCATTGGCTAATTTTCTCTTATCTGAAGCAAAGCAATCTGTTCATGTTCATAACGTAGTCGGTATCTCTAATAAATAG
- a CDS encoding sensor histidine kinase: protein MSSSHNVKQALNRAQTNLLMRFMAILLLCFMVVEIAVSALFFLDLYRVEKKLLNSMATEYQRILTYDSAQRLHHVLEANPQRLLSNNIAAYMVKNTELESLEFVAGRTGISTERPFSHYVIDDKFWIEAFFVNPYMTRQISGEDYSFWLVLDNQSRYFVAVNQSAITFAALIVLIIVTTLFTRKVIVDAMSPLVTLGSLLDKLKHGKLDIPELPEKSPQGLDVINTSVHNTVARLQHVTTTLNTTVDAIAHDVRTPLSRITLAAQSALMNDDDPQAMSDALSDCAEQAMLASNMLTTLMKLNDEILGKQLPNYAPTNLSEVIHNVVSWYEDVAEEKEIALEAIVSDELNIVSDPDKLIQVLVNLVDNAIKYTNPKGKVTIQAEQSLNGEAVIQVTDTGIGIEPKYHDLVFERLYRVDSSRSNISGYGLGLSFAAAIVDNIGGAIRLRSELGVGSTFIITLRFH from the coding sequence ATGTCCTCAAGTCATAATGTAAAGCAAGCGTTAAATAGAGCGCAAACCAACCTTTTGATGCGCTTCATGGCGATACTGTTGCTCTGCTTTATGGTGGTTGAAATCGCTGTCAGCGCGCTGTTCTTTCTCGATTTGTATCGGGTCGAAAAAAAGCTTCTTAATTCAATGGCGACTGAATATCAGAGAATTTTAACCTACGATTCGGCGCAACGTTTACACCATGTTCTAGAAGCGAACCCACAACGTTTACTCAGTAACAATATTGCTGCCTACATGGTTAAAAACACTGAGCTGGAAAGCCTTGAATTTGTCGCTGGCCGAACAGGCATTTCAACAGAACGACCGTTTTCTCACTATGTAATTGATGATAAGTTTTGGATAGAGGCGTTTTTTGTGAACCCTTATATGACACGCCAAATATCCGGTGAAGATTACTCATTCTGGCTCGTGTTAGATAACCAGTCTCGCTACTTTGTCGCTGTTAACCAATCCGCTATTACCTTTGCAGCACTAATTGTCCTGATTATTGTGACGACTCTATTCACACGTAAAGTCATTGTTGACGCAATGTCTCCCTTGGTGACGCTTGGTTCGCTCTTAGACAAACTCAAGCACGGCAAGTTGGACATCCCAGAGCTTCCCGAAAAGTCTCCGCAAGGCTTGGATGTGATCAATACGAGCGTCCACAACACTGTAGCCAGACTGCAGCACGTTACGACAACGTTAAACACGACTGTTGATGCTATTGCTCATGATGTTCGCACGCCTTTGTCACGTATCACACTCGCTGCCCAATCGGCGTTAATGAACGATGATGACCCACAAGCAATGAGTGATGCGCTTTCTGACTGCGCCGAACAAGCTATGCTCGCAAGCAATATGCTGACCACACTGATGAAGCTCAATGATGAAATCCTTGGAAAGCAACTGCCCAATTATGCACCGACCAATCTGTCAGAAGTGATTCATAATGTCGTTAGCTGGTATGAAGATGTAGCCGAAGAAAAGGAGATTGCCCTAGAGGCTATAGTGAGTGATGAGCTCAACATAGTGTCAGACCCAGATAAACTTATCCAAGTGCTGGTCAACTTAGTCGACAATGCCATTAAGTACACCAATCCAAAAGGCAAGGTAACCATCCAAGCAGAGCAAAGTCTGAATGGGGAAGCGGTGATCCAAGTGACCGATACGGGTATCGGTATCGAACCCAAATATCATGATCTGGTGTTTGAGCGTTTGTATCGAGTTGATAGCAGCCGCAGTAACATTAGTGGCTATGGACTTGGCCTTTCGTTCGCCGCAGCTATCGTCGATAACATCGGAGGAGCGATTCGTTTAAGATCAGAGCTTGGTGTCGGCTCAACCTTTATCATTACGCTCAGATTTCACTAG
- a CDS encoding helix-turn-helix domain-containing protein, translating to MLSLYTAYDVQMELKEFIKSARKNDKLSVQKMADLSGVPYATIRKFESTGNISLRQFLMLYETVGDLKKVKELTKSSKPEFKSIEDVLRHA from the coding sequence ATGTTATCTCTTTATACCGCTTATGATGTGCAGATGGAACTCAAAGAGTTTATCAAGTCTGCTCGGAAAAACGATAAACTCAGTGTTCAGAAAATGGCTGACCTCTCTGGCGTGCCTTACGCGACGATCAGAAAGTTTGAGTCAACTGGCAACATCTCATTGCGCCAGTTCCTCATGCTGTATGAGACTGTCGGTGACTTGAAAAAAGTAAAAGAACTGACAAAGTCGTCTAAGCCGGAATTTAAATCAATTGAGGATGTACTTCGCCATGCTTAA
- a CDS encoding methyl-accepting chemotaxis protein yields MFKKLSLKNKLAISASAAIIIGGLLVEALSFNASLSRMDAEVEQRLESTTASYNQYVTDWLLSKERALTSLSQDVDKAAIVTHLQQVRHSAAFDNVFLAYPDGSQDNANGVVLPPGNDDPRQWGWYINAVADPSKVFMDNPTVAAATGANVVSLGKALTLHGQQVVLGADVEITDILNSMDKVILPGDGYMFIANEKGNIFTHKDTKLLNQSVSQLGLDFNTIQNAARSGHDESILIGGEEYVLYAQQIDGTALTTVTIINYGSLVAPLFDAVWGQVLATAIVVVVCTLLFNLLCSILFRPLNNVSQALEQIANGSGDLTQRIEVESGDEVGHLAHNFNIFVGSLQQLIGHIREQAHLINEQSDNNTQRSNSAVSEIHQQQQEITMVATAVTELASATREIASHAEQTAHAAQGSTVSTNDGQSLVQHTKGSINNLATELSEASSVISELDRHAQEISMVLSTIQGIAEQTNLLALNAAIEAARAGEQGRGFAVVADEVRVLSQRTHASTEEIKATIDTLQQTTTRAVSLMDSSSNLATTSVSDADQATKALGEIHEAVSLISDMATQIATAAEEQTHVTGEITQNIVSIKDVADELVINTQDSSQESIKLKRQAQELTDKVATFKLS; encoded by the coding sequence ATGTTTAAGAAACTATCACTTAAAAACAAACTCGCGATATCAGCGAGTGCGGCCATTATCATCGGGGGATTATTGGTCGAAGCGCTTTCATTTAACGCTTCCCTAAGTCGTATGGATGCAGAGGTTGAACAGCGCCTTGAGAGTACAACAGCCTCTTACAATCAATACGTAACGGACTGGTTACTATCAAAAGAGCGAGCCTTGACTTCACTTTCTCAAGATGTCGATAAGGCCGCCATTGTTACGCATCTCCAACAGGTCCGTCACTCGGCGGCGTTTGACAATGTATTCTTAGCCTACCCAGATGGCAGTCAAGACAATGCGAATGGTGTTGTGCTCCCACCGGGGAATGATGATCCGCGTCAGTGGGGCTGGTACATCAATGCTGTCGCAGACCCTAGCAAAGTCTTTATGGATAACCCAACCGTTGCCGCCGCGACTGGCGCCAACGTGGTCTCACTGGGTAAGGCGCTCACGCTACATGGTCAACAAGTGGTACTGGGGGCGGATGTTGAGATCACTGATATTCTAAACAGCATGGACAAAGTGATCCTTCCGGGTGACGGTTACATGTTCATTGCCAATGAGAAAGGTAATATCTTTACTCATAAGGATACTAAGCTTCTCAACCAATCCGTTAGTCAGCTAGGTTTGGATTTTAACACGATTCAAAACGCTGCACGTAGTGGTCACGATGAGTCGATTTTAATCGGTGGGGAAGAGTATGTTCTGTATGCTCAGCAAATTGATGGGACAGCACTCACAACAGTGACCATTATCAACTACGGTTCCTTGGTCGCGCCTTTGTTTGATGCGGTATGGGGGCAAGTGTTAGCAACTGCTATTGTTGTGGTGGTGTGTACTCTTCTGTTCAACCTATTGTGTAGCATCCTATTTAGACCGTTAAATAACGTGTCTCAAGCATTAGAACAGATAGCCAATGGTAGTGGTGACCTGACTCAGCGTATTGAAGTGGAAAGTGGTGACGAGGTAGGTCATTTGGCGCACAATTTCAATATCTTTGTGGGCAGCCTGCAACAATTGATCGGTCATATTCGTGAGCAAGCGCACCTCATCAATGAACAGTCCGACAACAACACGCAGCGTTCGAACAGCGCGGTGTCAGAGATCCATCAACAACAGCAAGAGATCACGATGGTCGCAACCGCGGTGACGGAGTTAGCAAGTGCTACGCGAGAAATCGCCTCTCACGCAGAGCAAACTGCCCACGCAGCTCAGGGGTCAACGGTGAGCACGAACGATGGACAGTCTTTAGTTCAACATACTAAGGGATCCATTAACAACCTAGCCACTGAGCTTTCAGAAGCGAGCTCCGTTATTAGCGAGTTGGATCGCCACGCGCAAGAGATTTCAATGGTCCTCTCAACCATTCAAGGCATTGCAGAGCAAACGAACCTGCTGGCTCTCAACGCGGCCATTGAAGCTGCACGTGCGGGTGAGCAAGGTCGCGGTTTTGCCGTGGTGGCGGATGAAGTTCGCGTCCTATCACAGCGCACTCATGCCTCTACCGAAGAGATCAAGGCAACGATTGATACGCTCCAACAAACTACAACGCGCGCGGTAAGCTTAATGGATAGCAGTTCTAACTTGGCCACCACGTCGGTCTCAGATGCTGACCAAGCAACGAAGGCGTTGGGCGAAATTCATGAAGCGGTTTCGTTGATCAGTGATATGGCAACGCAAATTGCGACAGCAGCTGAAGAGCAGACACACGTCACTGGTGAGATCACGCAAAACATTGTCTCTATCAAAGATGTCGCTGATGAGCTTGTTATTAATACCCAAGACAGCTCTCAAGAATCAATCAAGCTGAAACGGCAAGCACAAGAACTGACTGACAAGGTGGCAACGTTCAAACTGTCGTAA
- a CDS encoding LysR family transcriptional regulator, which yields MESFEGINEFVSVAESGGFSAAAKQLGCSTSHVSRQVTRLEERLGVALLARSTRMVSLTESGQAYYQQCKELVIGLQQANEQLTTQQTQLSGTLRVSAAGAFSENYVAPALMQFAKQHPNLTIEINFNTSMVNFIEDGFDFAIRYGRLSDSGLVARKLVDRPMAAAASQSYIDHYGLPAHPEQLKRHSCIVANKDVWQFQKEGKPLDGVKVQGRWKSNNAYSVVQACEEGLGVAYLPKSSFNDAISSGRLVPILETYWGSGNSSWIVYQNRHFLPLRARLAIDFLLDHFAKWQE from the coding sequence ATGGAGAGTTTTGAAGGCATCAACGAGTTTGTTTCGGTTGCAGAGAGCGGAGGGTTTTCAGCAGCAGCAAAACAGTTAGGTTGCAGTACGAGCCACGTTAGCCGGCAAGTGACAAGGTTAGAGGAGCGATTAGGCGTCGCCTTGTTAGCGCGTTCGACAAGAATGGTGAGCTTAACGGAATCAGGGCAAGCGTATTACCAGCAGTGTAAGGAGCTAGTCATTGGGTTGCAGCAAGCCAACGAGCAACTTACGACACAACAAACGCAATTGAGTGGCACGCTAAGAGTGAGCGCAGCTGGCGCGTTTTCTGAAAACTACGTGGCCCCAGCGTTGATGCAGTTTGCCAAACAACACCCCAATTTAACGATAGAAATCAACTTCAATACCAGTATGGTTAATTTTATTGAAGATGGTTTTGATTTCGCTATTCGTTATGGACGACTGAGCGATTCGGGGCTGGTGGCGAGAAAGTTAGTAGACAGGCCAATGGCCGCGGCGGCTAGTCAAAGTTACATTGATCATTATGGGTTGCCAGCGCACCCCGAGCAGCTAAAGCGTCACAGTTGCATTGTTGCCAATAAAGATGTTTGGCAATTTCAAAAAGAAGGTAAACCATTAGATGGTGTGAAAGTACAAGGCAGATGGAAGAGCAATAATGCCTATTCCGTTGTACAAGCGTGTGAAGAAGGGTTAGGCGTGGCGTACCTACCGAAAAGCAGCTTTAACGATGCAATTTCATCAGGACGCTTAGTGCCAATTCTGGAAACCTATTGGGGAAGTGGAAACAGCAGTTGGATTGTTTACCAAAACCGGCATTTTTTACCATTGAGAGCACGGCTAGCGATCGACTTTTTACTCGACCACTTTGCTAAATGGCAGGAATGA
- a CDS encoding response regulator: MKLLLIEDDMHIAKFLVNGFQQEAMTVTHATNGIDGLHEAQTADFDVVILDIMLPLKDGFEVLTELRGQGHTVPVIILSAKHSVEERVKGLESGADDYLVKPFAFPELLARCHTLTRRGKPAATQLLALSYGPLTLDLLKHTLERDGQSIAINQREFMLMKLLLENKETVISKTAILEHVWGHHFDPQTNVVDVLVCRLRSKVDKGFASPLIHTLRGVGYVLKS; encoded by the coding sequence ATGAAACTACTTTTGATCGAAGATGATATGCATATCGCTAAGTTTTTGGTGAATGGATTCCAGCAAGAAGCGATGACTGTCACGCATGCAACCAATGGTATCGATGGGCTGCATGAGGCACAAACAGCAGACTTCGATGTGGTCATTCTCGATATCATGCTGCCGCTCAAGGATGGATTTGAAGTATTGACCGAACTCAGAGGACAAGGCCATACCGTGCCCGTTATCATTCTGAGCGCCAAACACTCCGTTGAAGAGCGAGTGAAAGGGTTGGAATCGGGGGCCGACGACTATCTGGTTAAGCCCTTTGCCTTTCCTGAGCTCCTCGCGCGTTGTCATACCTTGACTCGTCGTGGTAAACCAGCAGCAACACAATTATTAGCGCTCAGCTACGGCCCTTTAACTCTCGACCTACTCAAGCACACTTTAGAGCGGGATGGGCAGTCGATTGCTATTAATCAACGTGAGTTCATGCTGATGAAACTTCTGCTTGAGAATAAAGAAACTGTCATATCCAAAACCGCCATACTAGAGCATGTTTGGGGCCATCATTTTGATCCTCAAACCAACGTCGTTGATGTTCTGGTATGCCGACTAAGAAGTAAGGTAGACAAGGGCTTTGCGAGCCCTCTTATCCACACGTTGAGAGGAGTGGGCTATGTCCTCAAGTCATAA
- a CDS encoding type 1 glutamine amidotransferase domain-containing protein gives MKKVLIIVTNHATLGETDQANGTYAPELTHALSELLGAGFDYDIASIKGGQAPLYGTDIEGDAVNAKVLADDDFQNRINNTIPVSQVNGDSYDAIFYPGGFGLLSDLASNEDFAKISAKHYEDGGIVAAVCHGPGALLPVTLSNGEKLLASKSVTGFTREEEIDFGTINDIPFLLEESLARGAARYSKVQPWQELVIVDDRVVTGQNPTSAYGVGKAIVDLLA, from the coding sequence ATGAAGAAAGTACTCATTATTGTGACTAACCATGCGACGCTAGGCGAAACGGATCAAGCCAACGGTACTTACGCACCGGAGCTTACTCATGCACTTAGCGAGCTACTGGGGGCAGGCTTTGATTACGACATAGCTTCAATCAAAGGCGGCCAAGCTCCGCTATATGGAACGGATATCGAAGGTGACGCAGTCAATGCAAAAGTCTTAGCGGATGACGATTTCCAAAACCGTATCAACAACACAATTCCAGTGTCACAGGTCAACGGTGACAGCTATGACGCTATCTTCTACCCAGGTGGCTTTGGTCTTCTTTCTGACTTGGCGAGCAACGAAGACTTTGCAAAAATTTCGGCTAAGCATTATGAGGATGGCGGCATTGTAGCGGCCGTGTGCCATGGTCCAGGTGCTCTGCTGCCAGTTACGCTGAGCAATGGCGAAAAGCTACTTGCGTCTAAGTCAGTGACAGGTTTCACGCGCGAAGAAGAGATCGATTTTGGCACTATTAATGACATTCCTTTCCTATTGGAAGAGTCTTTGGCACGCGGTGCGGCGCGTTATTCTAAAGTGCAGCCTTGGCAAGAACTTGTGATTGTCGATGATCGAGTTGTCACAGGTCAGAACCCAACCAGTGCGTACGGCGTCGGTAAAGCGATTGTGGATCTATTGGCCTAA